Proteins encoded by one window of Arachis ipaensis cultivar K30076 chromosome B04, Araip1.1, whole genome shotgun sequence:
- the LOC107639446 gene encoding uncharacterized protein LOC107639446 isoform X1, whose amino-acid sequence MCGRARCTLRGDDVARACHRTLPAIRSLHMDRYRPSYNVSPGFNLPVVRREDASNSEGHVLHCMKWGLVPSFTKKTERPDHYKMFNARSESLNEKTSFRRLLPKNRCLVALEGFYEWKKDGSRKQPYYIHFKDGRPLVFAALYDSWQDSEGEILYTFTIITTSSSPALQWLHDRMPVIFCDKESTDAWLSGSTSSFKNLLKPYEESDLVWYPVTPAMGKPSFDGPECIKEIQVKAEGNTLISKFFSRKGSENEETKPEQKIVPSQGFIKSEEQAEEAKKTEVGDSDFKSSQDATKVPTKRDYEAFSGESKPALANKDVVSPNPAKKREKAKTNAADDKQPNLFSYFGKR is encoded by the exons aTGTGTGGAAGAGCACGGTGTACTCTAAGAGGCGATGATGTAGCAAGGGCTTGTCATCGCACCCTTCCCGCTATTCGTTCTCTCCATATGGACCG GTATAGGCCATCCTATAATGTGTCGCCGGGATTCAATCTGCCGGTAGTTCGTAGGGAAGATGCGTCTAACAGTGAAGGCCATGTTCTTCATTGCATGAAATGGGGTTTAGTCCCCAGTTTTACAAAAAAGACAGAGCGGCCTGATCACTACAAGATG TTTAATGCTCGATCTGAGTCCTTAAATGAAAAAACTTCATTTCGCCGTCTGCTTCCTAAAAACAGATGCCTTGTAGCATTAGAAGG ATTTTACGAGTGGAAAAAGGATGGTTCAAGAAAACAGCCATACTATATTCACTTCAAAGATGGACGACCACTTGTCTTCGCTGCTCTTTATGACTCTTGGCAGGATTCTGAAG GTGAAATACTATACACATTTACTATTATTACAACCTCTTCCTCTCCAGCTCTTCAGTGGCTTCATG ACAGGATGCCTGTTATTTTTTGTGACAAGGAATCAACTGATGCCTGGCTAAGCGGCTCTACTTCCAGTTTTAAGAATTTGCTGAAGCCATATGAGGAATCTGATCTG GTTTGGTACCCAGTGACGCCTGCAATGGGCAAGCCATCATTTGATGGACCTGAGTGCATAAAGGAG ATTCAAGTAAAGGCGGAAGGTAACACTTTGATCTCTAAGTTCTTCTCAAGAAAGGGATCTGAAAATGAAGAGACAAAGCCAGAGCAGAAAATAGTGCCAAGTCAAGGATTTATCAAGAGTGAAGAACAGGCAGAGGAAGCCAAAAAAACTGAGGTAGGGGACAGTGACTTCAAATCTTCTCAAGATGCTACGAAGGTCCCAACCAAGCGCGATTATGAGGCTTTTTCAGGTGAATCAAAGCCAGCTTTGGCTAACAAAGATGTTGTGAGTCCAAACCCTGCAAAGAAAAGGGAAAAGGCAAAGACTAATGCTGCTGATGATAAACAACCGAACTTGTTTTCCTACTTTGGAAAAAGATAA
- the LOC107639446 gene encoding uncharacterized protein LOC107639446 isoform X2, which produces MCGRARCTLRGDDVARACHRTLPAIRSLHMDRYRPSYNVSPGFNLPVVRREDASNSEGHVLHCMKWGLVPSFTKKTERPDHYKMFNARSESLNEKTSFRRLLPKNRCLVALEGFYEWKKDGSRKQPYYIHFKDGRPLVFAALYDSWQDSEDRMPVIFCDKESTDAWLSGSTSSFKNLLKPYEESDLVWYPVTPAMGKPSFDGPECIKEIQVKAEGNTLISKFFSRKGSENEETKPEQKIVPSQGFIKSEEQAEEAKKTEVGDSDFKSSQDATKVPTKRDYEAFSGESKPALANKDVVSPNPAKKREKAKTNAADDKQPNLFSYFGKR; this is translated from the exons aTGTGTGGAAGAGCACGGTGTACTCTAAGAGGCGATGATGTAGCAAGGGCTTGTCATCGCACCCTTCCCGCTATTCGTTCTCTCCATATGGACCG GTATAGGCCATCCTATAATGTGTCGCCGGGATTCAATCTGCCGGTAGTTCGTAGGGAAGATGCGTCTAACAGTGAAGGCCATGTTCTTCATTGCATGAAATGGGGTTTAGTCCCCAGTTTTACAAAAAAGACAGAGCGGCCTGATCACTACAAGATG TTTAATGCTCGATCTGAGTCCTTAAATGAAAAAACTTCATTTCGCCGTCTGCTTCCTAAAAACAGATGCCTTGTAGCATTAGAAGG ATTTTACGAGTGGAAAAAGGATGGTTCAAGAAAACAGCCATACTATATTCACTTCAAAGATGGACGACCACTTGTCTTCGCTGCTCTTTATGACTCTTGGCAGGATTCTGAAG ACAGGATGCCTGTTATTTTTTGTGACAAGGAATCAACTGATGCCTGGCTAAGCGGCTCTACTTCCAGTTTTAAGAATTTGCTGAAGCCATATGAGGAATCTGATCTG GTTTGGTACCCAGTGACGCCTGCAATGGGCAAGCCATCATTTGATGGACCTGAGTGCATAAAGGAG ATTCAAGTAAAGGCGGAAGGTAACACTTTGATCTCTAAGTTCTTCTCAAGAAAGGGATCTGAAAATGAAGAGACAAAGCCAGAGCAGAAAATAGTGCCAAGTCAAGGATTTATCAAGAGTGAAGAACAGGCAGAGGAAGCCAAAAAAACTGAGGTAGGGGACAGTGACTTCAAATCTTCTCAAGATGCTACGAAGGTCCCAACCAAGCGCGATTATGAGGCTTTTTCAGGTGAATCAAAGCCAGCTTTGGCTAACAAAGATGTTGTGAGTCCAAACCCTGCAAAGAAAAGGGAAAAGGCAAAGACTAATGCTGCTGATGATAAACAACCGAACTTGTTTTCCTACTTTGGAAAAAGATAA
- the LOC110271520 gene encoding uncharacterized protein LOC110271520: MMSEGEGELASEAGRRCSFAAVGEENTSGKGNRGKRRTKGAVTGKESTCVTAGEREIGTSKEEEGCLNCSQKSVQAATGAAAGKGSCVSVILTAGSGSVTSGTTAGASGYFCRHWKTLPLPTPESGRRCHLRWLTGCRRTGSRDRRCSVQPFLLCVDMVIAKVAGS, translated from the exons ATGATGAGTGAAGGAGAGGGAGAACTCGCGTCTGAGGCTGGGAGGAGGTGTAGTTTCGCCGCTGTCGGGGAAGAGAACACGTCTGGGAAAGGGAACCGGGGGAAACGGCGCACGAAGGGTGCTGTGACGGGAAAGGAATCCACCTGCGTCACCGCTGGAGAGAGGGAGATCGGAACGAGTAaggaggaggagggttgt CTAAACTGCAGCCAGAAGAGTGTTCAGGCCGCCACAGGTGCCGCTGCCGGGAAAGGGAGCTGCGTCTCTGTGATACTGACCGccgggagtggttctgtgacttccgGGACCACCGCCGGAGCCTCTGGCTACTTCTGCCGTCACTGGAAAACTCTACCG TTACCAACGCCGGAGTCCGGTCGCCGCTGTCACTTGAGGTGGCTGAcgggctgccgccgaaccggttcaagagaccgccgctgttcggttcagccgttccttcttTG TGTTGatatggttattgcgaaagtggctgggagctga